The Tripterygium wilfordii isolate XIE 37 chromosome 23, ASM1340144v1, whole genome shotgun sequence genomic sequence tgaacaaaacaattttgtttttgaaacttCTAGTTTTGTTTATCTTATTACCGATGTTGCTGGATATATATACCTTCTTCGACAtatcaattttaaaaataaacgaATATTTTTAATATCCCTTTTTCTTTCCATCTCATTAGATAatgaaaatgttatttgtcccaaCACTTTTGGtctcaaatataaaatattccCAATCCCATGTGGCATTGTCACCTAAGCTTGATGACATGGAAAGTATGTTGACATGAATGGACACATTTGAAATTTAAGAGTACTTTTGGTTTACCTGTTTTCcaagtattttttgttttcattttctgaaaaatataaaacacttctgaaaatgtgttttgcttgccactttgaaaaacacagaaaaggaaaataatcaaaaaatagaaaacgatAAAATGGTGTTTTCTAAAATTGAAAACACGCTCACTTTataaaccaaaatgatatatttcAATAATTTTCTTATCCacaaacttacataatctaagtGGTAAGTCAGATAgaaatgccacatagattaaaaaaaaaaatttattaaagaagccacatagACATGTCATATGTCTATATAAGTTTATGAATATTTATGAATGTGTAGTTTTTCCTCTTTATAAAAGACGGGAATCTCCATCTCCCGTATTCTGTAAACCTTCAGAGTCATAGTTGGGAGAAAGTGCAAGCAAGAGTGCTTCCAAGTGGCTCAAATGGTTCGGCTCTTTCTAAAAGGGCCCAAACAAATGAGAAGCCCATACGTTTGGTTACTAGATTGAAACGTGTTCCCTTTTTAAGAAACTTGTGTTCTATTTTAGAAGATTCAATTCATGCTTAAAGTCGTGTAGAGATATAGCCATATTTATTTTACCATAAAATTCCTATTAAGTTTTTAATGAAAGAGTATAAGCAGTTTTACTTAGGGATGGCAAAACTTCGTCTGGATGACCAAATTTCTCCGACCCATAACAAGCGTATCAACATCTGTGTTAGACTTTCTTtgtgaatggaaaaaaaaaaacctgcttTGATATTTTGTTTAGATAATCCCAAATGCACCAAGCAATCAAATCTAATATTTTGTCTTTCACAACAAAACATCACTGGCACTGAGCCCTGATATCATACAatagatcaataaatgaaaAACGGTTAATAGTGCAACTAAACAATGATTAACAACATACTTTATCTGATAAAAACAGATATTAAAATAACTTGCATTCAAAGCACACCGAAATGGCTCATCATTAAACTTCAAGTTCTAGATACCTATTAAAATTATCATGACTTCAAGCACTATCAAGCTTTTCTATATCTAAGGCATAATCAAGGGCTCTCAATACCGAGCAATCTCGTTAACTTTTTTTGCAACCGAACTAACTTGAGTGTCAAAGTGTCCCCTTGAGATACACCTCGGGAATCCCGTAATTCTTGTTATTTATCTGTGTAGAGAAGAGCAGCTGCTCATTAGTTCCTCcaagtttgatcaattaagacGACTGTAGGTTCAAGTAACAACTTACTGAACAATCAGTTAACTAATCCGATTTCCCACGTCATTAGTAGCAACTCCTTACACAACGTGATAAGCCAGTGGTTGATCATGAAGAATTAGATAAACATTGATGTAAGAAAGATACTCGATGTTAAACCAACACATCAAAGCGCAGCCTCATAACAAAATACCTCTCTAAAACCCAACTTATCGTATCAATTTTGCAAATCTTTTGATTTGGGATTGATATAACATTCTCATATCATGACAAACAGACAAAGCAACAGTTCTACATTCTACAAGTGGCAAATTGGTATGTTGCATGCCCTTTATTGTCctcaattttaaaataaaaaactattaaattattaaaaaaaactgaCCACTAGTTGGTGGCTCAAATTTCAAGAAATAGAATCAGATCAAATATGGGCACACACATTCTTGACATTATTGAGTTGTTGTCATTATTTGTAAGTACTTTGAGTCTGTGTGGaaattatttcatattttaGTTTCTAAAAAAGGATTTTGAAAGAAGTTTTAGAAACAAATTTAGGTCTAATTGTTGTGATCAAGGCCCATTGTAAAAAAAGCCTATTCTTGTTGAAACTACAAGGGACAATGATAGGTTGGTACTCACTATGGAATTTTTAGACGGATTAGGGGGTTCcgtaattaattttaaattatagagTCTACGATTGGAATCCATTGGCTTGAGAGATGTGTCCCTTCTAGACATTTAGATCCAGTAAAAAAACATATAGACATAAAACTACTCCTAAATAATCAATTACAGCTTTACCGTTTAGTTTAAGTTAGACCGCTTGCTTTAGTGCTTCCGTCTTTCGTAGACggaagctttctttttctttttgtttttaattcaaAAATGCGTTAGTAAATAACTAAAGACTgaagctttcttttcttttaattaattaaatatttaaatgcaTTTAAACGATTTCAATTATAgtgtttctattttttcttgttttcatgaGTGGTTTTGGGGTGGGGCGACACTGGCCGCCGTCCCGAGCCCCCAAATCCCTAACGTccacaaatttttgaaaaaagttgTTATAGTAGTTTAAGCACAAACAATCaactaaaaaattaataattcccaacatatttcaactaaaacaccaataaataaaataaatttgaaaataaataaaaaaagaaaatatgagCCCCTTTGTAGAGTTACTAGTAACATAAAAAAAGGGTCCCTTTAAAGAAAGCTTAAAAAACTTTACATCTAAATATATCAATGTCAAAAGGGGCCCCTTTTCTTATTGTTCGGTTCTCGTAAAACAGTAACATATTTttatgattgaattttttttgattattcaaTCATACTAGTAAACTAAATATCATGTCACTAATCTCACATCCTATAATGCTAATACTTTTTTATTGACATTGTCATACCTATTTATAAATAGTAAAATTATAACTGTGTCATTACATGTGGGCATATAATgcttatatttttcatgttactgttttcaTGTTACTAATTTTTAAGAATAGAAACAATAGATCTAAATATATCAATGTCAAAAGGGGCACCTTTTCTTATTGTTCGGTTCCCgtgaaacagtaacatattttttataattgaattttatttgattattcAATCATACTAGTAAACTAAATATAATGTCACTAATCCTACATCCTATAATGCTATACTGTTTTATTGTCATTGTCATACCTATTTATAAATAGTAAAATTATAACTGTGTCATTGCATGTGGGTATATAATgcttatatttttcatgttactattttgaTGTTGCTGTTTCTAAAATAGCTCATAGGTATGGTTCAACACTCCCAATTGAATAATCAAATATTGCTGTCCAtatttctaaaaacacccacCCAAATCATTTTCACatccattttaatttttcaaaaacattaaACTGTTCTAGAAATTACAATCGAACACACTCTTTACTTTTATTTCTTTGCGTCTTGTGACTCTTGTCTACTTTAGGACTGTTGGCCCTTTTGAATTTGTATCTCTGTATATGGGCAACGACTGTTTCTGTACAACATTGAAGTGAATAAACTGGTCACTAATTGTTATTGTAAATATGAAGATGAATCTATGtcgataatattattttaaaaagaataatattattttaaagagGTGTAATGTTATAAATGGTCAATAattgttatttcttttttatttcttagatgttttctagggttttggttTTAGTTTTGGTGGGTAGTTTGGACCAAAATTTGGGcttttttggataaaaaaaaaaagcctggAATTTTGGGTATTTGTGGGTTCATGGGTTTTAAGCAAATAAATGAATTTTTgggtttggatttttttatttttgatttttgtattcttttttaaattaatttttgtatttattattattttaaaattcagccggacgaaaaccggtttcTATACTTTGTTATAAGTGAAATCATGTAAAGAATAGTACTAATTATGCATATTTTCTAATCTATATGCGCACAACAACTATATGCAGACAACTACTGACTTGTATCATTCATTCATTAAGTACCATTTCCATAACCCCAAATTTCCCCATCACTCTATAGTTGCAAAAGGTCGGCACATAAAAAGTTTTAGGTTCCTATCCAATTACAAAAATTCACTCTATTACTACTTCAGATAAGCCACCACCAAAGCCAGATGCAAAACCAAAATGTCCTCCTTTGTTACAACATTGCTTCATGTGGCTCTTGCAACAAGTCCCCATCTCCCTCTTCTCCAAACTCATACAGACATGTAGGGCCACTGATTGCAAATGATTTGGTGGAACATCCATGTTTGTTTGAAGCTGATGATTGCAGCAGGAAACTGACTTACTTGAGTCAGAAGAATGAATTGAATGGCAACCACCGGTCTCAGCGATTTTGTTGCCTTCTTCTAGTTCAATGGTATCCTTCAAATGTTTAGCAACATGGGGCCCATTTTCGCCCTCATGTTCTGGATGCAAGTTCATATATTTAGGACCAGAACAACCATGGTTGTGTCTATGGTCTGCCCCTGCAGTATTATGGACCGTATTGCAATTATGGTCGTACCAGCTGGTCCTGTGAGACTGATGTGTGTCACTACACTTATTAGTCCCACATGAGTCGGAACCGAAAGGCTTTGGCTGACATTTTGAGGCACATTTTTGGGCAGAAAATGTTTCAGGTTCGCATACTTCTTGGTTCTTTTTGTCGGAGCAACAATGCTGATGTTTGTGGCTACCACCAGAAGTATTATGTTCGAGTTTAGTACGAGATGTGCCACATTTTGTTCCGTGTTTGTGGGTTCCCCTTGAAAGCATCATGCTGTTAAGGGTTACTAGCAGACACGTCCCGGCGTCAGCAAGAACAGCAGCCCAAACAAGTGGATGAACTACAATGGCCAAGACAAGGATAATAGCCTTGGTAGAAAATGACAGCACAACATTTTGAATAACTTTCCGATGTGCTTTCCTTGCGAGTTTGATGGCTCTCGCTATTTTTCTTAGATCATTTGACATAAGAATCACATGCCCTGCCTCAGTTGCCAGAGCCGAGCCTGAAACGCCCATTGAGATGCCAATGTCTGCAATAGCCAAGGCCGGAGCATCATTAACACCATCTCCGATCATGGCAGTTTGCCCTTCCTCCTTAAACGCTTCAATAATCTTTGCCTTGTCTTCAGGAAGTAATTCGGAATGAACCAAATCTAGGGCATTGTCTAGCTGCAAATTATATGTGAATGTACCTAAAATCGCTGAATTCATAAGCCTATCTATTCACTATAGGCAATTCAGCTAGCCAACAACTAGAACAATGGAGAATTTGCAGAATGACTATCTCAGGTTGGCACATAATATAGGTTTGGATTTGGTGTGTACCTGCTTTTGTACATGTGTCGCTGCTGCATGACTATCCCCGGTTAGCATAGCAGTCTTAATTCCCAGTAACTTAAGCTTTTTGATTGCCTCATGAACTCCTGTTCGACAATCATCAGAAAGGCTAAAAATTCCTACTGGGGTTGTCCCAGAAAATATGTATCTTACACCCTTTCCTCCATCAGAATCACCTTCAGTAGCTGGAACTAGAGATTTATAAGCATAACGATTAGTCAGAACGAGCACAAAAACAGAGTAACTAGGTCAGCTTATATAATTCTGAATGTAAAATCAGGCAAAAGCTTTCACCTGTGTCACAACCAGCTCGAAGAGCGATTTTTCTGTTTCCAATATAGACGCCGTTGCCTTCAATTTTTCCATAAATTCCCTCGCCGGGAAAATTCTGAAATTCCTCCACAGC encodes the following:
- the LOC119993023 gene encoding putative inactive cadmium/zinc-transporting ATPase HMA3 isoform X1; the protein is MSTEGKKKLQKSYFDVLGLCCSSEVPLVENILKSIDGIKDFSVIVPTRTLIVLHDNLVISQLQIVEALNKYRLEANARASAGDVGGFKKKWPNAYTNVCGFLLAISIFKYLYHPLHWVALAAVAAGILPIFLRAFASIANFRFADITILILISVIATTVMHDFLEAATIVFFFNIGEWLESMASHKTKAVMQAWMSITPQKAVIAETGEEVNVDEIKVNTILAVKAGAAVPIDGVVVEGEAEMDERTLTGESFPVSKRRDSIVWAGTMNLNGYISVKTTALAEDCLVSKMTKLVEEAQTNKSKTERLINKCVKYYTPAVIVISICLAVIPAALRVHNLKHWLYLALVVLVSACPCALVLSTPVATFCAITKAAHYGLLIKGGEYLETLSKIKVMAFDKTGTITRGEFVVTDFQSLCDDISIDKLLYWVSSIESKSSHPMAAALVDYGRSLSAEPKPEAVEEFQNFPGEGIYGKIEGNGVYIGNRKIALRAGCDTVPATEGDSDGGKGVRYIFSGTTPVGIFSLSDDCRTGVHEAIKKLKLLGIKTAMLTGDSHAAATHVQKQLDNALDLVHSELLPEDKAKIIEAFKEEGQTAMIGDGVNDAPALAIADIGISMGVSGSALATEAGHVILMSNDLRKIARAIKLARKAHRKVIQNVVLSFSTKAIILVLAIVVHPLVWAAVLADAGTCLLVTLNSMMLSRGTHKHGTKCGTSRTKLEHNTSGGSHKHQHCCSDKKNQEVCEPETFSAQKCASKCQPKPFGSDSCGTNKCSDTHQSHRTSWYDHNCNTVHNTAGADHRHNHGCSGPKYMNLHPEHEGENGPHVAKHLKDTIELEEGNKIAETGGCHSIHSSDSSKSVSCCNHQLQTNMDVPPNHLQSVALHVCMSLEKREMGTCCKSHMKQCCNKGGHFGFASGFGGGLSEVVIE